The following are encoded in a window of Amaranthus tricolor cultivar Red isolate AtriRed21 chromosome 2, ASM2621246v1, whole genome shotgun sequence genomic DNA:
- the LOC130805698 gene encoding uncharacterized mitochondrial protein AtMg00810-like: MISCIKDLGILHYFLGIEVSYSQAGIILTQKKFTKSLLDNCGFDLSKSAPAPLSLNTKLLDNSGDLYAHPDHYRSLIGKLNFLTHTRPDLSFSVQTLSQFMHTPRQPHVDTLHHVLRYVHGTTGQGILLHGSAQLTLQAFSDSDWAACPNSRRSVTGYVMLLGRSPISWKSKKQATVSRSSSEAEYRAMASAASEITWLIQLLQDLGVYNLEPVLLHCDNVSAIHIAKNPVFHEKTKHIEVDCHFTRDKVLEGLLQLTYLPTQNQLADVFTKALPSPQFYWKATKKEDIRVIEKNEMRVLVKNSPHKKDIGVKWILKIKTNPDGSVSKYKTRLVVKGYSQQLDVEKR; encoded by the exons atgatatcctG CATTAAAGATTTGGGCATCTTACATTATTTCCTTGGTATAGAGGTATCTTACTCACAAGCTGGGATCATTCTCACTCAAAAAAAGTTCACAAAATCTCTCCTTGACAATTGTGGTTTTGATCTTTCCAAATCTGCTCCTGCTCCCTTATCCTTAAACACCAAACTCCTGGATAATTCAGGTGACTTGTATGCTCATCCAGACCATTATAGATCCTTGATTGGAAAGCTCAATTTTTTGACTCATACAAGACCAGATTTGTCTTTCTCTGTCCAAACATTGAGTCAATTCATGCATACCCCAAGGCAGCCACATGTTGATACTCTGCATCATGTATTGAGATACGTCCATGGAACCACAGGACAAGGCATTTTATTACATGGTTCAGCACAACTTACCCTTCAGGCATTCTCAGATAGTGACTGGGCAGCTTGTCCAAATTCTCGAAGGTCTGTTACTGGATATGTGATGTTACTTGGACGTTCACCTATATCTTGGAAGTCTAAAAAACAAGCCACAGTCTCAAGAAGCTCCTCTGAAGCAGAATACAGAGCCATGGCTTCAGCTGCATCAGAAATCACTTGGTTGATCCAGCTTCTTCAAGACCTTGGTGTATACAATTTAGAACCTGTTCTTCTACATTGTGACAACGTGTCAGCCATACACATTGCAAAAAATCCAGTCTTTCATGAAAAAACTAAACACATAGAAGTGGATTGTCACTTTACTCGAGATAAGGTTCTTGAAGGTCTTCTTCAGCTCACATATTTACCTACCCAAAATCAACTAGCTGATGTCTTCACAAAGGCTCTGCCATCACCTCAATTCT ATTGGAAAGCTACCAAGAAAGAAGATATTCGAGTGATTGAGAAGAATGAAATGAGGGTGCTAGTTAAAAATTCACCTCATAAGAAAGACATTGGAGTTAAGTGGATCCTCAAGATTAAGACTAATCCAGATGGTTCTGTTTCGAAGTATAAAACGAGACTCGTAGTCAAAGGCTATTCTCAGCAACTCGACGTTGAAAAACGATGA